The following nucleotide sequence is from Salvia splendens isolate huo1 chromosome 2, SspV2, whole genome shotgun sequence.
aaaagtgAATATACTTAGATTAATTTAATATCAATTCGCGCGGTAtccctattttattcttccaataTTGCCATTGTCCATTGAAATCAATGGCAATATTAACTAAAACAGAGTGTCAATGACATCTTCCATGCATCGCAACCAATATAACTAATTATACTTAATTATTAGTTAATTATATTTCATAATTCCACTATTAGACAAGCATTACATCATAATGGATCCATGCATCTTATATATTTTTGTAATGAAAATTATAGCTTGCCATAAAAAAGAGCGAATAAAGAAGTTGGGGACGGGGATACAGATAAAGAGTTATCTCGCATGAGACATTACATATAACGCTTATTAAGACTACAAAAACCTCCATTGAATATAGGGGTAAAGAAATCAATATTGAGTAGCTAGAGTCACATTCGAGCTTCTCATTACACCTTATACacataaaaaaatcatgaagtttggtTCAAATCAAGTCTTGtctagtaatttttaaaattactcttgaaaaaattatgaaatttagaTTTGTTCGTAATTGTtacaatgaaatatttttggaaaattgtGTCTTATGTGAAAATAGGATAATCATATTAGACGTCACTGCAAATGAGTTAAACGATGCCATATATTcatataaatagtactccctccgtcccccaaattttgtcacaatttgattgggcacgggttttaagaaatgtaatagaaagtgagttgaaaattttggtaagatgtgggtcctacttttaaagtattagttttataataaatgtgagtgaaaataagttattagtggaatgtggggttcactaccaaaaatgataaaaaaaaagtgaaatgtgacaaattctATAGGACggatggaaatggaaaaatatgacaaaatttCAAGGAGGACGGAGTAATATCATATCCATCTAAAACTAGTACAATCATATACATTCAAAtagtaaaatttattattactttgcaataaaaaaatcataccaCGTCCACCAATTTTGgatgcaataaaaaaaattcataccaTGTCCACCAATTTTGGATGCAAGAGACCAGATCTCTCCACCCCACAATTTCCAACCATCTATCTATATTTAGACTCTCAACAAATCTAGAATCATGCACTACCACAAAAGTTACATCTCCTAAACTATATAAATTCCATATTTTCCACATTCCTAAAATCAATAAGAGTAAATAAACAACacacattaaaaataaaagtgtaGAAAATAAGTAGCCAAGATGGGCGATATGAATAAGGCAATCCTGGCCACCTTCCTCCTGGCGGCATGCATGATCTCCGCCGACTCCGCCGGCGCCGGCCAGGCCGCCGAGGTGGACACGATGTGCGCGAACGCCGAGTACAAAGAAACCTGCAAGAAGACCCTCTCCGACGCCCAGAGCAGCGAACCCAAGGGGCTTCTTCTCTCGTCGTTCAACTCTACCGTCGCGAACCTCCGGGACGCCATCACCAAGTCCAAGACGTACCAAGACGCCGCCACCGACAAGCGGACCCAGGGGGCGCTGGCCGTCTGCGAGCAGGTCCTCAACACCACCATCGACAATATCGAAAGATCGATGGCCAAGGTCGACAAAGCCGAGGTCAGCGACGTTAACGACTATGTCGACGACGTCAAGGTCTGGCTCAGCGCCGGTGTCACCTGCAAGGATACCTGCGTCGACGCTTTCGAGAACACTACCGGTAAATTAATCTCTCACAGCATTCGCCGTTAAatgtctattttttattttttttttagtcTATCTATAGTTAAATGTCTTATGAAGTGCACCCTTCATTCCACTATTAATAACTCACTTTCTTTTATGAATGTCAAATAATTTCATACAACTTTCACCTATGAAAATGGGACATTTATTATCGGACGGGAGGCAGTACGTATTTAATTTTAGATCAAAGTGTCGTTCGGTTATAGTGActcattatcatatgattatccatATATGATTAAATTGTGGTATTGTTTTAGTTGGGGGACACTAATTATCATAAGATTATTCAATCATGAGATATAACTGTAAACCGAACAATGCTAACAGTATTTATGTGTTGGTAGGGGAGACTGGCGCGAAGATAAAGGATCTGCTGAAGACCACCGGTGAGCTGCTCAGCAATGGCCTCTCGATAGTCGATGGTGTGGCAAAGCTTTTCGATGCGCTTGATCTCGGAAAACTTTTCAGCGGGTCGAAGAGGGTTCTCGAGCAGAGAGTGAGGGAGACCGTCCACACCGGAATCCCAGGTTTCGTGGAACCGCATCAGAGAAGCCTCCTCGGTGCGGCTCCGGGGAAGTTCACACCGAATGCGGTGGTGGCACTTGACGGCACCGGGAAATACAAGACGATCGCGGAAGCCATCGCCGCCGCGCCCATTAATAGTACCAAGTTGTTCATTATCCAAATCAAGGCCGGTGTTTACAAGGAGGTTATCAAGGTCCCCGGTGGCGCCAACAACGTCGTCCTCATCGGAGAAGGCCCCACCAAGACCGTCATCACCGGTAGCCAAAGCTTCGTATCGGGCATCCCTACCTTCCAAACTGCAACTCTATGTAAGCTTTGCCTACAAAATTGTGTTTAATCTTCTATTTATCTAAATCATATCAAtcgtataaaattttaaaacgaAATACTCCATTAACTATCCTAGTTTCAACTTTTCtcaattttaacattttttttgttactACTCATGGTGACGTTATTATATTAAAACTAAtggagtactagtattttattttcaaatgttaTAAAATTGATCATAACcaaatttctttatttaaattctaaCTAAGACGTGTGGTGTTGTAGCCGTTGATGGTGATGACTTTATGGCGAAGGACATCAAGATCGAGAACACGGCCGGAGCCTCGGGGCACCAGGCGGTAGCAGTGCGAGTCTCCGGGGACAAGGCGGTGTTCTACAACGTGCACATGAGCGGCTACCAGAGCACACTCTACGCCCACATCTACCGCCAATTCTACCGCGACTGCCACATCTCGGGAACCATGGACATCATCTGGGGCGATGCCGAGGTCGTCTTCCAAAACTGCGTCGTCGCCGTGAAGCAGCCTCTCCCCAACCAAGATTGCACGGTGACCGCCCAGGCCCGCAACGACACCCGGGCCGTGGGCGTGACCGTGCTCCAGAACTGCAGCATCACGGTGGAGAAGGAATTCTTCGCCCTGAAGCCCGCAGCCATGGCGTACCTGGGGCGGCCGATGAAGGCGTTCTCGAGGACGATCGTGATGGAGTCGAACATCGATGGCTTCATCTCGCCGGAGGGGTGGGCGCCTTGGATGGGGACGTTCGGCCTCGACACGCTCTACTACGGCGAGTACAAGAACCGTGGGCAAGGGGCGGCCACCGCGAAAAGGGTGACGTGGAAGGGTATTCAGAAGATGACGCCGGAGCTTGCCGATAAATTCACTCCGGTGAAGGTCTACGACGGCGACGACAGCTGGGTTAAGAACACCGCAATTCCTTATGTTGCAGGATTGGTCAACcctaaataaatactcctactaatGGAATTTAATAAATAAGTGAGACAAATAAACTAGGCTATGATATACGATTAGGAGCGCTGTGGTCTTTTAtcttattttgtttttactaGGAATTAGTATGTCACCTGTATGATTGATGTACGGGTTTTGATGATATGAAGTTTTTAAAATGTAGtagaaatttattattattattattattattattattattattattattattattattattattattattattatatgtgTCGATCGCCTGTGTAttttgttggcaattgaaactaaaaatataacacataactgtctcacatcggtgtcaagagaaaactgaaactagtatataagtctcatgggcccctcctcctatcacccaATTgtttttaggatggaacccatggatttctatcatggtatcagagcgggtcaccgactgtgggtcatatttaactgacccagcagtatatctgggttgaaaccgaaaaaaatgactgacccagcagtataactgggctaaaatttgggccaagtggtccaaccgatcgaaaaaaaaattgggcagattgtccaatcgattagaattGGGcagattgtccaatcgattagaaaaaaagtccaacccctccaaggttcaccttgaagggtttgagggagggtgttggcaattgaaactaaaaatataacacataactgtcccacatcggtgtcaagagaaaactgaaactagtatataagtctcatgggcccctcctcctatcaccaattggttttaggatgaaaCACATATATTTCTATCatattttttacaaataaaagaacaatattaaaaatcttcctcttcctcttcttcttcctcttcctcttcctcttcttcttctataCACCTAACATTATATTAATGTTCACCCACGCGGCCTGCGTCCACCTGCTCGACCGGCGAGAGGCAGAGCGGGCAGGTGGAGTGCGTCCGGAACCACGTGTCTACGCAATCTCCATGAAAGCAGTGGTCGCTGGAactggcggcggcggcgctgcCTGTTGTAATACCGCCGGAGGTAGAGGTGGAGGCCCACCATGATAACGGCGAAGGCGAAGAACAACGTGACGGTCAAAATGGCATCCAAATTTCTATTATTTCTTGCTCTATCTATCACAGTGAAATGACTGAACTATTGTTAGGACAGCGGTGAGTATTCGATTTTTCGGATTGAAATTTCGTCTAATCTGCTTTGataaattgaaaattcaaattCGAATTATGAAATCCGATCTTAAATtgtattacaaaaataaaattattcaatACCAGGAatctgaaaatttgaaaattcaataaatttaaTACCTCAAAATATCATCAGAATTGTTTTagcataaatttttatatttattatactcatattcataatattttattcatcttTTAAAAACAGGTATCTTTTGTAGCATATAAGCTTTAATATCCAATTGGTaagtaaaataaagataaaaaagaaaagtgcaTAAATTTAGAAGAcagaccaaaataaaaatatatagttgaaaaaggacggaccaaaataaaaatagttactatttttaaaagataaatagagtatattttattatgtaaaataaatagtatgtactataaatatattttggatTTCAGAATGCGttagttttaaaaatatctgATCCAGTCTTATTCGAACTATCTAATCTGATTCGAAACTAAAACTCaaaaaatccaaatcaaattttaaatttttaatttactttgaATCAGATTTCAGACATTTTGTTCACATATATCTCCAACTCCTTTTAAAATTTCGTTGCTAGTGTGAAGGATATTAAATTATGAGACTATTACTTTTGCAATGTAATATTggggaaatatttttatttggggTGGGGTTGATAGAGTTTTTGGCCACAGGTAATTATTATTTACCCAATATGATTTCCGAATGATAAAAAGTTATACCTTcctcataattttatttttctattttactaTGTCGTCTATCAAAATTAATCCTCatatattatgataaatttcTTTCTCTAATTACTTTTTTCTATAGATTTCTTACTTAAATTTTTTATGGTAATAagatttcttactttattattttacaTAAAAATGCGTATAGTATACTAGCTATATGGAAAGTTATATACATCAAGTTTGTTTTATACAaatgttaaataaaatgaacaGCGTCGctcttcaaaaattaaaatgagagagagagatgtgcTAATGGGCTTTCATTTATATGTGCGGTAGTAAATTTAATGGTCTTTCATTCTTGGCTGCAGGTTTGGATGAAGGTGAAAACATTATAAAATACTTTAAATCATCTCtacttaaattattaaatattttgaattacTTATAATGATATTTGAAATAAGTTAAAAGATGCATATAGGTAATACTCGCATCATAAGGAATATCTTTGtcttattaaataaaagtttCTACAAAATTTACTTAAGGACAGTAAACTCATGTAAGTACTTTTTTCTTTTGACTATAGATAATTTCTTCCATTCATATTACACCTTTAAAAGCGATAAATATTTATGTGGGTGATTTTGTTGGAAGACAACTAAtccattaaataaaatgtactctcgtattataatttctataacttatttttatttaacaaaaaagtcattaattgcattttattttttcgaTCCCTCTTTCATCGCTCTATAAAGACCTaccttttatttcttttttcttccatTTCAGTAAAAGAATCGCCCATTTctctcccccccccccaaaaaaaaaaaaattactccgaATAGCTCTCTCTGACGATAAGCAAAAGTAGAAAAGAGTCGATTCAAATCGCAAATTGTGTTCTCCAATTAAGAAGACTAGTCAGGTTCGTGTTGTATGTATACtgatatactccatattttattaagatttaatatttttttagtttgatttaCTTGTGAAAAATTGATTATCTTTAAAGAATACATGAGTTTTGGATCTTGATTagattttataaggtaaaattgcattgattttttagtgtggTAGAATTTCcgtttatgatttttatttagGGGTAAGATTAAGAAACAAAATTCCTAACCCAAGCGAAAAGCGAAATTCCTCACTCGAGAAATTTTCAGACATGTAAACAAAGATTCTTTTATACCTTGTAATGCAAA
It contains:
- the LOC121770247 gene encoding pectinesterase-like translates to MGDMNKAILATFLLAACMISADSAGAGQAAEVDTMCANAEYKETCKKTLSDAQSSEPKGLLLSSFNSTVANLRDAITKSKTYQDAATDKRTQGALAVCEQVLNTTIDNIERSMAKVDKAEVSDVNDYVDDVKVWLSAGVTCKDTCVDAFENTTGETGAKIKDLLKTTGELLSNGLSIVDGVAKLFDALDLGKLFSGSKRVLEQRVRETVHTGIPGFVEPHQRSLLGAAPGKFTPNAVVALDGTGKYKTIAEAIAAAPINSTKLFIIQIKAGVYKEVIKVPGGANNVVLIGEGPTKTVITGSQSFVSGIPTFQTATLSVDGDDFMAKDIKIENTAGASGHQAVAVRVSGDKAVFYNVHMSGYQSTLYAHIYRQFYRDCHISGTMDIIWGDAEVVFQNCVVAVKQPLPNQDCTVTAQARNDTRAVGVTVLQNCSITVEKEFFALKPAAMAYLGRPMKAFSRTIVMESNIDGFISPEGWAPWMGTFGLDTLYYGEYKNRGQGAATAKRVTWKGIQKMTPELADKFTPVKVYDGDDSWVKNTAIPYVAGLVNPK